In one window of Onychomys torridus chromosome 5, mOncTor1.1, whole genome shotgun sequence DNA:
- the Hus1b gene encoding checkpoint protein HUS1B, translated as MKFRARITGKSFLELFIQVSGTVAKLAKVCVLRVCPDRLCFCPTGLLGEAQLWGEVRRGVFRHFCMEGVSEEFNEIYLELKSEHLARAVRNAGSASSLKLQLTNKRRPCLTVVVELASCPGHTRAMVHDLPVKVLPRRWWKEYTEPRVRASDVSVYLPALKTLKNMVERMANMGDRVLVEANLNGRMNLSVETDVVTIKSYFKNLGNPPKAVRGMTQGKDPENMVQVRVDNRKLLLFFEGQQINPTMALCNILSNTLLHLVLVHDDISLQYFIPAS; from the coding sequence ATGAAGTTTCGGGCCAGGATCACCGGCAAGAGTTTTCTGGAGCTCTTCATCCAGGTCAGCGGCACCGTAGCGAAGCTGGCCAAGGTCTGTGTGCTCCGAGTGTGTCCTGACAGACTGTGCTTCTGCCCCACAGGGCTGCTGGGTGAGGCCCAGCTGTGGGGTGAGGTGAGGCGGGGAGTCTTCCGCCACTTCTGCATGGAGGGTGTTTCGGAGGAATTCAACGAGATCTATCTAGAGCTGAAGTCTGAGCATCTGGCCAGAGCTGTGAGGAATGCGGGCAGCGCTTCATCCCTGAAGCTCCAGCTCACCAACAAGCGTCGTCCCTGCCTCACTGTGGTGGTGGAGCTGGCGTCGTGCCCCGGCCACACCCGTGCCATGGTCCACGATTTGCCTGTGAAGGTGCTTCCCAGAAGGTGGTGGAAAGAGTACACAGAGCCCCGGGTTCGGGCCTCGGATGTGAGTGTTTATCTGCCGGCTTTGAAGACCCTGAAGAACATGGTGGAGAGGATGGCAAACATGGGCGATCGGGTGCTGGTGGAAGCAAATCTAAACGGCAGAATGAACTTGAGTGTAGAAACTGATGTCGTGACTattaaaagctattttaaaaatcttggaAATCCCCCAAAGGCCGTTCGGGGTATGACTCAAGGTAAAGACCCAGAGAACATGGTGCAAGTGAGGGTGGACAATAGGAAGCTTCTGCTGTTTTTCGAAGGACAGCAGATAAACCCCACAATGGCCTTATGTAATATTTTGAGCAATACTCTGCTTCATCTTGTTTTGGTTCATGATGATATCTCTCTTCAATATTTTATTCCTGCTTCATAA